One Megalopta genalis isolate 19385.01 chromosome 5, iyMegGena1_principal, whole genome shotgun sequence DNA window includes the following coding sequences:
- the LOC117223961 gene encoding uncharacterized protein LOC117223961, with amino-acid sequence MSDAETIKPDASQGSHEPKSNQPDNAENAVPCAVENASAAENATASAMQEQVIPPLAKEPEVAGDSKGQDVPEKEAKPSEISNDGPSTNGAAIENEIAVVSEEKIAGEAAKIVEFNQSEQLSKVAEFEKQAVTGAGDTCPVANLKKEDDQAPIKEIGKQLATPENKSLAEGDLKVNNDGLAILKLKEEVKKISVERDCCQKKLENTEKKLVELQSSYDALLKGEGDDVLLRRMIDQLKAKLVQTSLQLEDRIRIVSNQEKQISALNSQVVSLKEVESLTRSLLEIRNLEVNQLQAEVNDMEARITEERERYSTMINKMEAAVKLNADLKKEYETQLCLFRDLREKYEEKVSLLSEEKRALENSVQPVSE; translated from the exons GCACGAGCCTAAATCGAATCAACCGGACAATGCGGAGAATGCGGTTCCGTGTGCTGTCGAAAATGCATCCGCTGCCGAAAATGCAACCGCCTCCGCAATGCAAGAGCAAGTCATCCCTCCGCTTGCCAAGGAACCCGAGGTTGCAGGCGACTCGAAAGGTCAAGATGTACCTGAGAAAGAAGCAAAACCATCCGAAATAAGTAACGACGGTCCATCCACAAACGGAGCGGCGATCGAAAATGAAATTGCGGTCGTTTCCGAGGAAAAAATTGCGGGGGAGGCTGCGAAGATTGTCGAATTCAATCAGAGCGAACAACTG TCGAAAGTAGCGGAATTCGAAAAACAGGCGGTCACAGGTGCTGGGGACACTTGTCCGGTGGCGAATTTAAAGAAAGAGGATGATCAAGCGCCTATTAAAGAGATCGGCAAGCAATTAGCGACGCCAGAAAATAAATCGCTAGCGGAAGGCGACTTGAAAGTCAACAATGACGGACTTGCGATATTGAAACTGAAAGAGGAAGTGAAG AAAATATCTGTGGAACGAGATTGCTGCCAGAAGAAGCTGGAGAACACCGAGAAAAAGTTAGTCGAGCTACAATCATCCTACGATGCTCTGTTGAAGGGCGAAGGCGATGATGTTTTGCTTCGACGTATGATAGACCAGTTGAAGGCGAAATTGGTGCAAACATCTTTGCAATTAGAGGATCGAATTCGGATCGTTTCTAATCAAGAGAAACAGATCAGTGCTTTGAACAGCCAAGTGGTTTCGTTGAAAGAAGTCGAGTCGCTCACGAGAAGCTTGTTGGAAATTCGTAATTTGGAAGTGAACCAACTCCAG GCAGAAGTTAACGACATGGAGGCGCGAATCACCGAGGAAAGAGAACGGTACAGCACTATGATAAACAAAATGGAAGCCGCGGTGAAGCTAAACGCAGATTTAAAAAAGGAATACGAAACTCAGCTTTGTCTTTTTCGAGATCTCCGGGAAAAATACGAAGAGAAGGTGTCGTTGCTGTCCGAGGAGAAACGAGCTCTTGAAAATAGCGTGCAGCCAGTTTCCGAATAA
- the Apid1 gene encoding apidaecin 1 isoform X4, whose amino-acid sequence MKSLLILTIFAIACTAMVTSENMEGPPGPPHPRLRREADPEPEPGNFKPVPSRPRPVYIPKPRPPHPRLRREADPEPEPALNRPVYVPPPRPPHPRLRREADPEPEPALNRPVYVPPPRPPHPRLRREADPEPEPALNRPVYVPPPRPPHPRLRREADPEPEPALNRPVYVPPPRPPHPRLRREADPEPEPALNRPVYVPPPRPPHPRLRREADPEPEPALNRPVYVPPPRPPHPRLRREADPEPEPALNRPVYVPPPRPPHPRLRREADPEPEPALNRPVYVPPPRPPHPRLRREADPEPEPALNRPVYVPPPRPPHPRLRREASPEPEPGKSKPRRNNSKPKPVHKPAQKPKSAPSPKPRPHLRN is encoded by the exons ATGAAGAGTCTGTTAATCCTGACAATTTTTGCCATCGCCTGTACGGCGATGGTAACAAGCGAGAATATGGAGGGGCCACCTGGTCCACCTCATCCG CGCTTACGTCGTGAAGCTGATCCGGAGCCAGAACCCGGAAACTTTAAGCCAGTACCCAGTAGACCTAGACCAGTATATATACCCAAACCTCGCCCACCACATCCT CGTCTTCGACGTGAAGCTGATCCGGAACCTGAACCCGCATTAAATAGGCCAGTGTACGTTCCACCACCTCGCCCACCGCACCCT CGTCTTCGACGTGAAGCCGATCCGGAACCTGAACCCGCATTAAATAGGCCAGTGTACGTTCCACCACCTCGCCCACCGCATCCT CGTCTTCGACGTGAAGCTGATCCGGAACCTGAACCCGCATTAAATAGGCCAGTGTACGTTCCACCACCTCGCCCACCGCATCCT CGTCTTCGACGTGAAGCTGATCCGGAACCTGAACCCGCATTAAATAGGCCAGTGTACGTTCCACCACCTCGCCCACCGCATCCT CGTCTTCGACGTGAAGCCGATCCGGAACCTGAACCCGCATTAAATAGGCCAGTGTACGTTCCACCACCTCGCCCACCGCATCCT CGTCTTCGACGTGAAGCTGATCCGGAACCTGAACCCGCATTAAATAGGCCAGTGTACGTTCCACCACCTCGCCCACCGCATCCT CGTCTTCGACGTGAAGCTGATCCGGAACCTGAACCCGCATTAAATAGGCCAGTGTACGTTCCACCACCTCGCCCACCGCATCCT CGTCTTCGACGTGAAGCTGATCCGGAACCTGAACCCGCATTAAATAGGCCAGTGTACGTTCCACCACCTCGTCCACCGCATCCT CGTCTTCGACGTGAAGCTGATCCAGAACCTGAACCCGCATTAAATAGACCAGTGTACGTTCCTCCACCGCGCCCACCCCATCCG CGTCTACGTCGTGAAGCTAGCCCGGAGCCAGAACCTGGAAAATCTAAGCCAAGACGCAATAACTCTAAGCCTAAACCAGTACATAAACCAGCGCAGAAACCTAAATCAGCACCAAGTCCAAAACCTCGCCCGCATCTT cgCAACTGA
- the Apid1 gene encoding apidaecin 1 isoform X3 — protein sequence MKSLLILTIFAIACTAMVTSENMEGPPGPPHPRLRREADPEPEPGNFKPVPSRPRPVYIPKPRPPHPRLRREADPEPEPALNRPVYVPPPRPPHPRLRREADPEPEPALNRPVYVPPPRPPHPRLRREADPEPEPALNRPVYVPPPRPPHPRLRREADPEPEPALNRPVYVPPPRPPHPRLRREADPEPEPALNRPVYVPPPRPPHPRLRREADPEPEPALNRPVYVPPPRPPHPRLRREADPEPEPALNRPVYVPPPRPPHPRLRREADPEPEPALNRPVYVPPPRPPHPRLRREADPEPEPALNRPVYVPPPRPPHPRLRREADPEPEPALNRPVYVPPPRPPHPRLRREASPEPEPGKSKPRRNNSKPKPVHKPAQKPKSAPSPKPRPHLRN from the exons ATGAAGAGTCTGTTAATCCTGACAATTTTTGCCATCGCCTGTACGGCGATGGTAACAAGCGAGAATATGGAGGGGCCACCTGGTCCACCTCATCCG CGCTTACGTCGTGAAGCTGATCCGGAGCCAGAACCCGGAAACTTTAAGCCAGTACCCAGTAGACCTAGACCAGTATATATACCCAAACCTCGCCCACCACATCCT CGTCTTCGACGTGAAGCTGATCCGGAACCTGAACCCGCATTAAATAGGCCAGTGTACGTTCCACCACCTCGCCCACCGCACCCT CGTCTTCGACGTGAAGCTGATCCGGAACCTGAACCCGCATTAAATAGGCCAGTGTACGTTCCACCACCTCGTCCACCGCATCCT CGTCTTCGACGTGAAGCCGATCCGGAACCTGAACCCGCATTAAATAGGCCAGTGTACGTTCCACCACCTCGCCCACCGCATCCT CGTCTTCGACGTGAAGCTGATCCGGAACCTGAACCCGCATTAAATAGGCCAGTGTACGTTCCACCACCTCGCCCACCGCATCCT CGTCTTCGACGTGAAGCTGATCCGGAACCTGAACCCGCATTAAATAGGCCAGTGTACGTTCCACCACCTCGCCCACCGCATCCT CGTCTTCGACGTGAAGCCGATCCGGAACCTGAACCCGCATTAAATAGGCCAGTGTACGTTCCACCACCTCGCCCACCGCATCCT CGTCTTCGACGTGAAGCTGATCCGGAACCTGAACCCGCATTAAATAGGCCAGTGTACGTTCCACCACCTCGCCCACCGCATCCT CGTCTTCGACGTGAAGCTGATCCGGAACCTGAACCCGCATTAAATAGGCCAGTGTACGTTCCACCACCTCGCCCACCGCATCCT CGTCTTCGACGTGAAGCTGATCCGGAACCTGAACCCGCATTAAATAGGCCAGTGTACGTTCCACCACCTCGTCCACCGCATCCT CGTCTTCGACGTGAAGCTGATCCAGAACCTGAACCCGCATTAAATAGACCAGTGTACGTTCCTCCACCGCGCCCACCCCATCCG CGTCTACGTCGTGAAGCTAGCCCGGAGCCAGAACCTGGAAAATCTAAGCCAAGACGCAATAACTCTAAGCCTAAACCAGTACATAAACCAGCGCAGAAACCTAAATCAGCACCAAGTCCAAAACCTCGCCCGCATCTT cgCAACTGA
- the Apid1 gene encoding apidaecin 1 isoform X2, with amino-acid sequence MKSLLILTIFAIACTAMVTSENMEGPPGPPHPRLRREADPEPEPGNFKPVPSRPRPVYIPKPRPPHPRLRREADPEPEPALNRPVYVPSPRPPHPRLRREADPEPEPALNRPVYVPPPRPPHPRLRREADPEPEPALNRPVYVPPPRPPHPRLRREADPEPEPALNRPVYVPPPRPPHPRLRREADPEPEPALNRPVYVPPPRPPHPRLRREADPEPEPALNRPVYVPPPRPPHPRLRREADPEPEPALNRPVYVPPPRPPHPRLRREADPEPEPALNRPVYVPPPRPPHPRLRREADPEPEPALNRPVYVPPPRPPHPRLRREADPEPEPALNRPVYVPPPRPPHPRLRREASPEPEPGKSKPRRNNSKPKPVHKPAQKPKSAPSPKPRPHLRN; translated from the exons ATGAAGAGTCTGTTAATCCTGACAATTTTTGCCATCGCCTGTACGGCGATGGTAACAAGCGAGAATATGGAGGGGCCACCTGGTCCACCTCATCCG CGCTTACGTCGTGAAGCTGATCCGGAGCCAGAACCCGGAAACTTTAAGCCAGTACCCAGTAGACCTAGACCAGTATATATACCCAAACCTCGCCCACCACATCCT CGTCTCCGCCGTGAAGCTGATCCGGAACCTGAACCCGCATTAAATAGGCCAGTGTACGTTCCATCACCTCGTCCACCACATCCT CGTCTTCGACGTGAAGCTGATCCGGAACCTGAACCCGCATTAAATAGGCCAGTGTACGTTCCACCACCTCGCCCACCGCACCCT CGTCTTCGACGTGAAGCCGATCCGGAACCTGAACCCGCATTAAATAGGCCAGTGTACGTTCCACCACCTCGCCCACCGCATCCT CGTCTTCGACGTGAAGCTGATCCGGAACCTGAACCCGCATTAAATAGGCCAGTGTACGTTCCACCACCTCGCCCACCGCATCCT CGTCTTCGACGTGAAGCTGATCCGGAACCTGAACCCGCATTAAATAGGCCAGTGTACGTTCCACCACCTCGCCCACCGCATCCT CGTCTTCGACGTGAAGCCGATCCGGAACCTGAACCCGCATTAAATAGGCCAGTGTACGTTCCACCACCTCGCCCACCGCATCCT CGTCTTCGACGTGAAGCTGATCCGGAACCTGAACCCGCATTAAATAGGCCAGTGTACGTTCCACCACCTCGCCCACCGCATCCT CGTCTTCGACGTGAAGCTGATCCGGAACCTGAACCCGCATTAAATAGGCCAGTGTACGTTCCACCACCTCGCCCACCGCATCCT CGTCTTCGACGTGAAGCTGATCCGGAACCTGAACCCGCATTAAATAGGCCAGTGTACGTTCCACCACCTCGTCCACCGCATCCT CGTCTTCGACGTGAAGCTGATCCAGAACCTGAACCCGCATTAAATAGACCAGTGTACGTTCCTCCACCGCGCCCACCCCATCCG CGTCTACGTCGTGAAGCTAGCCCGGAGCCAGAACCTGGAAAATCTAAGCCAAGACGCAATAACTCTAAGCCTAAACCAGTACATAAACCAGCGCAGAAACCTAAATCAGCACCAAGTCCAAAACCTCGCCCGCATCTT cgCAACTGA
- the LOC117224002 gene encoding protein AAR2 homolog: protein MAFESIEMDQELARRLLVEGAKLVILNVPSGTEMGIDLKSWNTADNFKGIKMIPPGFHYVHYSAVDKFGELAPKIGFLHTFKKSEFLVKQWDVKTEDLSSEAVSEETVQRLKDNLKDLDKYLGCYPYDTWKQWIDLTDHISPSLVERCSPICGFVRSALELEPCSDAMRPRGGALNPEKTKRTGITVEEKENELLPNLKPKPGTELRLSKLPDKNYPDGASPSEITKHSLDSSYALDTFLKELPQSMDIIGEMQLAFVCFLVGQSLDAFEHWKKLICLVCGADSIIPNRRDIFMEFLKALEIQLTHVPEDVLCDIVANNNFVYQNLRKLFGSIEINSYIDGRLKTYATRFRNRLTTKFLWDFSNLHEEDDDEAPVVVLLE, encoded by the exons ATGGCATTTGAGAGCATAGAAATGGACCAAGAATTAGCACGAAGGCTTTTAGTCGAAGGTGCTAAATTAGTTATATTAAATGTTCCAAGTGGGACAGAAATGGGTATCGATTTAAAATCTTGGAACACAGCAGATAATTTTAAGGGTATTAAAATGATTCCACCAGGATTTCACTATGTACATTACAG TGCTGTAGATAAGTTTGGAGAATTAGCACCTAAAATTGGATTCCTTCATACATTTAAGAAATCTGAATTTTTAGTCAAACAGTGGGATGTGAAAACAGAAGATCTTAGTTCAGAAG CTGTGTCAGAAGAAACAGTACAAAGATTGAAGGATAACTTAAAAGATTTGGATAAATATCTAGGCTGTTATCCTTATGATACATGGAAACAATGGATAGATTTAACAGATCACATTAGCCCATCTCTTGTTGAACGTTGTTCACCTATATGTGG CTTTGTAAGATCAGCTCTAGAGTTAGAGCCTTGCAGTGATGCAATGAGACCAAGAGGAGGAGCATTGAATCcagaaaaaacaaaaagaactgGAATTACTGTGGAAGAAAAGGAGAATGAGCTGCTTCCCAATTTAAAACCTAAGCCAGGCACAGAACTTCGATTATCCAAGTTGCCTGATAAAAATTATCCAGATGGAGCATCACCAAGTGAAATCACAAAACACTCTCTTGATTCTAGCTATGCTCTGGATACATTTTTAAAGGAATTACCACA ATCTATGGACATTATTGGTGAAATGCAACTGGCATTTGTTTGTTTCCTCGTTGGACAAAGTTTGGATGCGTTTGAACATTGGAAAAAGCTCATATGCCTGGTTTGCGGTGCCGATTCTATAATTCCAAACCGACGTGACATCTTCATGGAATTTCTGAAAGCGTTGGAGATCCAGTTAACTCATGTACCTGAGGATGTATTATGCGATATTGTAGCTAACAATAATTTTGTTTACCAAAATCTACGGAAACTGTTTGGAAGCATTGAAATCAATTCCTATATAGATGGTCGTTTGAAGACTTACGCTACGCGGTTTCGTAATCGGTTAACGACAAAATTCTTGTGGGATTTTTCTAATTTACACGAAGAAGACGACGATGAAGCGCCTGTAGTCGTACTATTGGAATAA
- the Apid1 gene encoding apidaecin 1 isoform X1: MKSLLILTIFAIACTAMVTSENMEGPPGPPHPRLRREADPEPEPGNFKPVPSRPRPVYIPKPRPPHPRLRREADPEPEPALNRPVYVPSPRPPHPRLRREADPEPEPALNRPVYVPPPRPPHPRLRREADPEPEPALNRPVYVPPPRPPHPRLRREADPEPEPALNRPVYVPPPRPPHPRLRREADPEPEPALNRPVYVPPPRPPHPRLRREADPEPEPALNRPVYVPPPRPPHPRLRREADPEPEPALNRPVYVPPPRPPHPRLRREADPEPEPALNRPVYVPPPRPPHPRLRREADPEPEPALNRPVYVPPPRPPHPRLRREADPEPEPALNRPVYVPPPRPPHPRLRREADPEPEPALNRPVYVPPPRPPHPRLRREASPEPEPGKSKPRRNNSKPKPVHKPAQKPKSAPSPKPRPHLRN; encoded by the exons ATGAAGAGTCTGTTAATCCTGACAATTTTTGCCATCGCCTGTACGGCGATGGTAACAAGCGAGAATATGGAGGGGCCACCTGGTCCACCTCATCCG CGCTTACGTCGTGAAGCTGATCCGGAGCCAGAACCCGGAAACTTTAAGCCAGTACCCAGTAGACCTAGACCAGTATATATACCCAAACCTCGCCCACCACATCCT CGTCTCCGCCGTGAAGCTGATCCGGAACCTGAACCCGCATTAAATAGGCCAGTGTACGTTCCATCACCTCGTCCACCACATCCT CGTCTTCGACGTGAAGCTGATCCGGAACCTGAACCCGCATTAAATAGGCCAGTGTACGTTCCACCACCTCGCCCACCGCACCCT CGTCTTCGACGTGAAGCTGATCCGGAACCTGAACCCGCATTAAATAGGCCAGTGTACGTTCCACCACCTCGTCCACCGCATCCT CGTCTTCGACGTGAAGCCGATCCGGAACCTGAACCCGCATTAAATAGGCCAGTGTACGTTCCACCACCTCGCCCACCGCATCCT CGTCTTCGACGTGAAGCTGATCCGGAACCTGAACCCGCATTAAATAGGCCAGTGTACGTTCCACCACCTCGCCCACCGCATCCT CGTCTTCGACGTGAAGCTGATCCGGAACCTGAACCCGCATTAAATAGGCCAGTGTACGTTCCACCACCTCGCCCACCGCATCCT CGTCTTCGACGTGAAGCCGATCCGGAACCTGAACCCGCATTAAATAGGCCAGTGTACGTTCCACCACCTCGCCCACCGCATCCT CGTCTTCGACGTGAAGCTGATCCGGAACCTGAACCCGCATTAAATAGGCCAGTGTACGTTCCACCACCTCGCCCACCGCATCCT CGTCTTCGACGTGAAGCTGATCCGGAACCTGAACCCGCATTAAATAGGCCAGTGTACGTTCCACCACCTCGCCCACCGCATCCT CGTCTTCGACGTGAAGCTGATCCGGAACCTGAACCCGCATTAAATAGGCCAGTGTACGTTCCACCACCTCGTCCACCGCATCCT CGTCTTCGACGTGAAGCTGATCCAGAACCTGAACCCGCATTAAATAGACCAGTGTACGTTCCTCCACCGCGCCCACCCCATCCG CGTCTACGTCGTGAAGCTAGCCCGGAGCCAGAACCTGGAAAATCTAAGCCAAGACGCAATAACTCTAAGCCTAAACCAGTACATAAACCAGCGCAGAAACCTAAATCAGCACCAAGTCCAAAACCTCGCCCGCATCTT cgCAACTGA